A window from Mytilus galloprovincialis chromosome 8, xbMytGall1.hap1.1, whole genome shotgun sequence encodes these proteins:
- the LOC143085512 gene encoding septin-6-like isoform X1, whose translation MSAPEVPLKIDENEESVDNISVSSTCDTEEKLSLNEVAPSGEPKAAPLRTLNLNGHVGFDSLPDQLVNKSISGGFCFNILCLGETGIGKSTMMDTLFNTHFDSTPSTHDLPGVKLKASTYELQESNVRLKLTICDSVGFGDQINKEDSWKPLVDYIDSQFEVYLQEELKIKRSLHNFHDTRIHACLYFIAPTGHSLKALDLVTMKKLDSKVNIIPVIAKADTITKAELQKFKAKIMSELMSNGVQIYQFPTDDETVADTNKVMNSHLPFAVVGSSDEIKLGNKMVKARQYPWGTVQVENENHCDFVKLREMLIRTNMEDLRESTHKTHYELYRRNKLQDMGFSESESQSLSETYELKRQQHLTELSRKEEEMRQAFVIRVKEKEAHLKDTEKELHDRFDALKKKHAEEKKKLEDSRKRLEDEVNTFNDRKVAYQQHSSTLGKKGKR comes from the exons ATGTCAGCCCCAGAAGTGCCATTGAAG ATAGATGAAAATGAGGAAAGTGTTGATAATATCTCAGTTTCATCAACGTGTGATACTgaagaaaaattatcattaaatgaAGTGGCTCCATCAGGAGAG CCTAAGGCAGCCCCTCTGAGGACACTGAATCTGAACGGTCATGTTGGTTTTGACAGCCTCCCAGACCAATTGGTCAACAAGTCAATCAGTGGAGGTTTCTGTTTTAATATCCTATGTCTTG GAGAGACCGGTATTGGAAAGTCCACTATGATGGATACCTTGTTTAATACTCATTTCGACTCCACACCTAGTACACATGATCTACCCGGTGTTAAACTGAAGGCCAGTACATACG AATTACAAGAAAGCAATGTGAGACTGAAGTTGACCATCTGTGATAGTGTTGGTTTTGGGgaccaaataaacaaagaagaCAG TTGGAAGCCATTAGTAGATTACATAGACAGCCAGTTTGAAGTATATCTACAGGAGGAGTTAAAGATCAAGAGATCTCTACATAACTTTCATGACACTCGCATCCATGCATGTCTCTACTTCATTGCACCAACAGGTCACTC ACTGAAAGCATTGGATCTTGTAACAATGAAGAAATTAGACAGTAAAGTGAACATTATACCAGTGATAGCTAAAGCTGATACAATCACTAAGGCTGAACTACAGAAGTTTAAAGCTAAAATCATGTCAGAACTGATGTCTAATGGTGTACAGATATACCAGTTCCCTACTGATGACGAAACTGTAGCTGATACTAACAAAGTTATGAAT TCACACTTACCATTTGCTGTAGTAGGCAGTAGTGATGAAATAAAACTGGGAAACAAGATGGTTAAAGCTAGACAATATCCATGGGGAACAGTACAAG ttgaaaatgaaaatcattGTGATTTTGTCAAACTGAGAGAAATGTTGATCAGAACTAATATGGAGGACCTAAGAGAGAGCACCCATAAAACTCATTATGAATTGTATCGCAGAAACAAACTACAGGATATGGGTTTCTCAGAATCAGAATCTCAAAG TCTGTCCGAGACATATGAACTGAAAAGACAACAACACTTAACAGAACTGAGCAGGAAAGAAGAAGAGATGAGACAAGCTTTCGTTATCAGAGTGAAAGAAAAGGAAGCTCATCTTAAAGACACAGAAAAGGAG CTTCATGACAGGTTTGATGCATTGAAAAAGAAACATGCAGAAGAAAAGAAGAAATTAGAGGACAGTAGGAAGAGATTAGAGGACGAAGTTAATACTTTTAATGACAGAAAGGTGGCCTACCAACAACACTCATCTACCCTGGGCAAGAAAGGAAAACGATAA
- the LOC143085512 gene encoding septin-6-like isoform X2, giving the protein MSAPEVPLKGQGEPGRISQYINIKACKSGWIKPKAAPLRTLNLNGHVGFDSLPDQLVNKSISGGFCFNILCLGETGIGKSTMMDTLFNTHFDSTPSTHDLPGVKLKASTYELQESNVRLKLTICDSVGFGDQINKEDSWKPLVDYIDSQFEVYLQEELKIKRSLHNFHDTRIHACLYFIAPTGHSLKALDLVTMKKLDSKVNIIPVIAKADTITKAELQKFKAKIMSELMSNGVQIYQFPTDDETVADTNKVMNSHLPFAVVGSSDEIKLGNKMVKARQYPWGTVQVENENHCDFVKLREMLIRTNMEDLRESTHKTHYELYRRNKLQDMGFSESESQSLSETYELKRQQHLTELSRKEEEMRQAFVIRVKEKEAHLKDTEKELHDRFDALKKKHAEEKKKLEDSRKRLEDEVNTFNDRKVAYQQHSSTLGKKGKR; this is encoded by the exons ATGTCAGCCCCAGAAGTGCCATTGAAG GGACAGGGTGAACCAGGAAGAATAAGTCAATACATCAATATTAAGGCATGTAAATCAGGATGGATCAAG CCTAAGGCAGCCCCTCTGAGGACACTGAATCTGAACGGTCATGTTGGTTTTGACAGCCTCCCAGACCAATTGGTCAACAAGTCAATCAGTGGAGGTTTCTGTTTTAATATCCTATGTCTTG GAGAGACCGGTATTGGAAAGTCCACTATGATGGATACCTTGTTTAATACTCATTTCGACTCCACACCTAGTACACATGATCTACCCGGTGTTAAACTGAAGGCCAGTACATACG AATTACAAGAAAGCAATGTGAGACTGAAGTTGACCATCTGTGATAGTGTTGGTTTTGGGgaccaaataaacaaagaagaCAG TTGGAAGCCATTAGTAGATTACATAGACAGCCAGTTTGAAGTATATCTACAGGAGGAGTTAAAGATCAAGAGATCTCTACATAACTTTCATGACACTCGCATCCATGCATGTCTCTACTTCATTGCACCAACAGGTCACTC ACTGAAAGCATTGGATCTTGTAACAATGAAGAAATTAGACAGTAAAGTGAACATTATACCAGTGATAGCTAAAGCTGATACAATCACTAAGGCTGAACTACAGAAGTTTAAAGCTAAAATCATGTCAGAACTGATGTCTAATGGTGTACAGATATACCAGTTCCCTACTGATGACGAAACTGTAGCTGATACTAACAAAGTTATGAAT TCACACTTACCATTTGCTGTAGTAGGCAGTAGTGATGAAATAAAACTGGGAAACAAGATGGTTAAAGCTAGACAATATCCATGGGGAACAGTACAAG ttgaaaatgaaaatcattGTGATTTTGTCAAACTGAGAGAAATGTTGATCAGAACTAATATGGAGGACCTAAGAGAGAGCACCCATAAAACTCATTATGAATTGTATCGCAGAAACAAACTACAGGATATGGGTTTCTCAGAATCAGAATCTCAAAG TCTGTCCGAGACATATGAACTGAAAAGACAACAACACTTAACAGAACTGAGCAGGAAAGAAGAAGAGATGAGACAAGCTTTCGTTATCAGAGTGAAAGAAAAGGAAGCTCATCTTAAAGACACAGAAAAGGAG CTTCATGACAGGTTTGATGCATTGAAAAAGAAACATGCAGAAGAAAAGAAGAAATTAGAGGACAGTAGGAAGAGATTAGAGGACGAAGTTAATACTTTTAATGACAGAAAGGTGGCCTACCAACAACACTCATCTACCCTGGGCAAGAAAGGAAAACGATAA
- the LOC143085512 gene encoding septin-6-like isoform X6 yields MSAPEVPLKPKAAPLRTLNLNGHVGFDSLPDQLVNKSISGGFCFNILCLGETGIGKSTMMDTLFNTHFDSTPSTHDLPGVKLKASTYELQESNVRLKLTICDSVGFGDQINKEDSWKPLVDYIDSQFEVYLQEELKIKRSLHNFHDTRIHACLYFIAPTGHSLKALDLVTMKKLDSKVNIIPVIAKADTITKAELQKFKAKIMSELMSNGVQIYQFPTDDETVADTNKVMNSHLPFAVVGSSDEIKLGNKMVKARQYPWGTVQVENENHCDFVKLREMLIRTNMEDLRESTHKTHYELYRRNKLQDMGFSESESQSLSETYELKRQQHLTELSRKEEEMRQAFVIRVKEKEAHLKDTEKELHDRFDALKKKHAEEKKKLEDSRKRLEDEVNTFNDRKVAYQQHSSTLGKKGKR; encoded by the exons ATGTCAGCCCCAGAAGTGCCATTGAAG CCTAAGGCAGCCCCTCTGAGGACACTGAATCTGAACGGTCATGTTGGTTTTGACAGCCTCCCAGACCAATTGGTCAACAAGTCAATCAGTGGAGGTTTCTGTTTTAATATCCTATGTCTTG GAGAGACCGGTATTGGAAAGTCCACTATGATGGATACCTTGTTTAATACTCATTTCGACTCCACACCTAGTACACATGATCTACCCGGTGTTAAACTGAAGGCCAGTACATACG AATTACAAGAAAGCAATGTGAGACTGAAGTTGACCATCTGTGATAGTGTTGGTTTTGGGgaccaaataaacaaagaagaCAG TTGGAAGCCATTAGTAGATTACATAGACAGCCAGTTTGAAGTATATCTACAGGAGGAGTTAAAGATCAAGAGATCTCTACATAACTTTCATGACACTCGCATCCATGCATGTCTCTACTTCATTGCACCAACAGGTCACTC ACTGAAAGCATTGGATCTTGTAACAATGAAGAAATTAGACAGTAAAGTGAACATTATACCAGTGATAGCTAAAGCTGATACAATCACTAAGGCTGAACTACAGAAGTTTAAAGCTAAAATCATGTCAGAACTGATGTCTAATGGTGTACAGATATACCAGTTCCCTACTGATGACGAAACTGTAGCTGATACTAACAAAGTTATGAAT TCACACTTACCATTTGCTGTAGTAGGCAGTAGTGATGAAATAAAACTGGGAAACAAGATGGTTAAAGCTAGACAATATCCATGGGGAACAGTACAAG ttgaaaatgaaaatcattGTGATTTTGTCAAACTGAGAGAAATGTTGATCAGAACTAATATGGAGGACCTAAGAGAGAGCACCCATAAAACTCATTATGAATTGTATCGCAGAAACAAACTACAGGATATGGGTTTCTCAGAATCAGAATCTCAAAG TCTGTCCGAGACATATGAACTGAAAAGACAACAACACTTAACAGAACTGAGCAGGAAAGAAGAAGAGATGAGACAAGCTTTCGTTATCAGAGTGAAAGAAAAGGAAGCTCATCTTAAAGACACAGAAAAGGAG CTTCATGACAGGTTTGATGCATTGAAAAAGAAACATGCAGAAGAAAAGAAGAAATTAGAGGACAGTAGGAAGAGATTAGAGGACGAAGTTAATACTTTTAATGACAGAAAGGTGGCCTACCAACAACACTCATCTACCCTGGGCAAGAAAGGAAAACGATAA
- the LOC143085512 gene encoding septin-6-like isoform X3: MSAPEVPLKSVFDQNETPPEVTFMHYKPKAAPLRTLNLNGHVGFDSLPDQLVNKSISGGFCFNILCLGETGIGKSTMMDTLFNTHFDSTPSTHDLPGVKLKASTYELQESNVRLKLTICDSVGFGDQINKEDSWKPLVDYIDSQFEVYLQEELKIKRSLHNFHDTRIHACLYFIAPTGHSLKALDLVTMKKLDSKVNIIPVIAKADTITKAELQKFKAKIMSELMSNGVQIYQFPTDDETVADTNKVMNSHLPFAVVGSSDEIKLGNKMVKARQYPWGTVQVENENHCDFVKLREMLIRTNMEDLRESTHKTHYELYRRNKLQDMGFSESESQSLSETYELKRQQHLTELSRKEEEMRQAFVIRVKEKEAHLKDTEKELHDRFDALKKKHAEEKKKLEDSRKRLEDEVNTFNDRKVAYQQHSSTLGKKGKR; the protein is encoded by the exons ATGTCAGCCCCAGAAGTGCCATTGAAG TCAGTGTTTGATCAGAATGAGACACCTCCAGAAGTGACATTCATGCACTATAAG CCTAAGGCAGCCCCTCTGAGGACACTGAATCTGAACGGTCATGTTGGTTTTGACAGCCTCCCAGACCAATTGGTCAACAAGTCAATCAGTGGAGGTTTCTGTTTTAATATCCTATGTCTTG GAGAGACCGGTATTGGAAAGTCCACTATGATGGATACCTTGTTTAATACTCATTTCGACTCCACACCTAGTACACATGATCTACCCGGTGTTAAACTGAAGGCCAGTACATACG AATTACAAGAAAGCAATGTGAGACTGAAGTTGACCATCTGTGATAGTGTTGGTTTTGGGgaccaaataaacaaagaagaCAG TTGGAAGCCATTAGTAGATTACATAGACAGCCAGTTTGAAGTATATCTACAGGAGGAGTTAAAGATCAAGAGATCTCTACATAACTTTCATGACACTCGCATCCATGCATGTCTCTACTTCATTGCACCAACAGGTCACTC ACTGAAAGCATTGGATCTTGTAACAATGAAGAAATTAGACAGTAAAGTGAACATTATACCAGTGATAGCTAAAGCTGATACAATCACTAAGGCTGAACTACAGAAGTTTAAAGCTAAAATCATGTCAGAACTGATGTCTAATGGTGTACAGATATACCAGTTCCCTACTGATGACGAAACTGTAGCTGATACTAACAAAGTTATGAAT TCACACTTACCATTTGCTGTAGTAGGCAGTAGTGATGAAATAAAACTGGGAAACAAGATGGTTAAAGCTAGACAATATCCATGGGGAACAGTACAAG ttgaaaatgaaaatcattGTGATTTTGTCAAACTGAGAGAAATGTTGATCAGAACTAATATGGAGGACCTAAGAGAGAGCACCCATAAAACTCATTATGAATTGTATCGCAGAAACAAACTACAGGATATGGGTTTCTCAGAATCAGAATCTCAAAG TCTGTCCGAGACATATGAACTGAAAAGACAACAACACTTAACAGAACTGAGCAGGAAAGAAGAAGAGATGAGACAAGCTTTCGTTATCAGAGTGAAAGAAAAGGAAGCTCATCTTAAAGACACAGAAAAGGAG CTTCATGACAGGTTTGATGCATTGAAAAAGAAACATGCAGAAGAAAAGAAGAAATTAGAGGACAGTAGGAAGAGATTAGAGGACGAAGTTAATACTTTTAATGACAGAAAGGTGGCCTACCAACAACACTCATCTACCCTGGGCAAGAAAGGAAAACGATAA
- the LOC143085512 gene encoding septin-6-like isoform X4: protein MSAPEVPLKGQGEPGRISQYINIKPKAAPLRTLNLNGHVGFDSLPDQLVNKSISGGFCFNILCLGETGIGKSTMMDTLFNTHFDSTPSTHDLPGVKLKASTYELQESNVRLKLTICDSVGFGDQINKEDSWKPLVDYIDSQFEVYLQEELKIKRSLHNFHDTRIHACLYFIAPTGHSLKALDLVTMKKLDSKVNIIPVIAKADTITKAELQKFKAKIMSELMSNGVQIYQFPTDDETVADTNKVMNSHLPFAVVGSSDEIKLGNKMVKARQYPWGTVQVENENHCDFVKLREMLIRTNMEDLRESTHKTHYELYRRNKLQDMGFSESESQSLSETYELKRQQHLTELSRKEEEMRQAFVIRVKEKEAHLKDTEKELHDRFDALKKKHAEEKKKLEDSRKRLEDEVNTFNDRKVAYQQHSSTLGKKGKR, encoded by the exons ATGTCAGCCCCAGAAGTGCCATTGAAG GGACAGGGTGAACCAGGAAGAATAAGTCAATACATCAATATTAAG CCTAAGGCAGCCCCTCTGAGGACACTGAATCTGAACGGTCATGTTGGTTTTGACAGCCTCCCAGACCAATTGGTCAACAAGTCAATCAGTGGAGGTTTCTGTTTTAATATCCTATGTCTTG GAGAGACCGGTATTGGAAAGTCCACTATGATGGATACCTTGTTTAATACTCATTTCGACTCCACACCTAGTACACATGATCTACCCGGTGTTAAACTGAAGGCCAGTACATACG AATTACAAGAAAGCAATGTGAGACTGAAGTTGACCATCTGTGATAGTGTTGGTTTTGGGgaccaaataaacaaagaagaCAG TTGGAAGCCATTAGTAGATTACATAGACAGCCAGTTTGAAGTATATCTACAGGAGGAGTTAAAGATCAAGAGATCTCTACATAACTTTCATGACACTCGCATCCATGCATGTCTCTACTTCATTGCACCAACAGGTCACTC ACTGAAAGCATTGGATCTTGTAACAATGAAGAAATTAGACAGTAAAGTGAACATTATACCAGTGATAGCTAAAGCTGATACAATCACTAAGGCTGAACTACAGAAGTTTAAAGCTAAAATCATGTCAGAACTGATGTCTAATGGTGTACAGATATACCAGTTCCCTACTGATGACGAAACTGTAGCTGATACTAACAAAGTTATGAAT TCACACTTACCATTTGCTGTAGTAGGCAGTAGTGATGAAATAAAACTGGGAAACAAGATGGTTAAAGCTAGACAATATCCATGGGGAACAGTACAAG ttgaaaatgaaaatcattGTGATTTTGTCAAACTGAGAGAAATGTTGATCAGAACTAATATGGAGGACCTAAGAGAGAGCACCCATAAAACTCATTATGAATTGTATCGCAGAAACAAACTACAGGATATGGGTTTCTCAGAATCAGAATCTCAAAG TCTGTCCGAGACATATGAACTGAAAAGACAACAACACTTAACAGAACTGAGCAGGAAAGAAGAAGAGATGAGACAAGCTTTCGTTATCAGAGTGAAAGAAAAGGAAGCTCATCTTAAAGACACAGAAAAGGAG CTTCATGACAGGTTTGATGCATTGAAAAAGAAACATGCAGAAGAAAAGAAGAAATTAGAGGACAGTAGGAAGAGATTAGAGGACGAAGTTAATACTTTTAATGACAGAAAGGTGGCCTACCAACAACACTCATCTACCCTGGGCAAGAAAGGAAAACGATAA
- the LOC143085512 gene encoding septin-6-like isoform X5: MDQEEYFHADLPPDLFEPKAAPLRTLNLNGHVGFDSLPDQLVNKSISGGFCFNILCLGETGIGKSTMMDTLFNTHFDSTPSTHDLPGVKLKASTYELQESNVRLKLTICDSVGFGDQINKEDSWKPLVDYIDSQFEVYLQEELKIKRSLHNFHDTRIHACLYFIAPTGHSLKALDLVTMKKLDSKVNIIPVIAKADTITKAELQKFKAKIMSELMSNGVQIYQFPTDDETVADTNKVMNSHLPFAVVGSSDEIKLGNKMVKARQYPWGTVQVENENHCDFVKLREMLIRTNMEDLRESTHKTHYELYRRNKLQDMGFSESESQSLSETYELKRQQHLTELSRKEEEMRQAFVIRVKEKEAHLKDTEKELHDRFDALKKKHAEEKKKLEDSRKRLEDEVNTFNDRKVAYQQHSSTLGKKGKR; encoded by the exons ATGGATCAAGAGGAGTATTTTCATGCTGACTTACCTCCAGATTTATTTGag CCTAAGGCAGCCCCTCTGAGGACACTGAATCTGAACGGTCATGTTGGTTTTGACAGCCTCCCAGACCAATTGGTCAACAAGTCAATCAGTGGAGGTTTCTGTTTTAATATCCTATGTCTTG GAGAGACCGGTATTGGAAAGTCCACTATGATGGATACCTTGTTTAATACTCATTTCGACTCCACACCTAGTACACATGATCTACCCGGTGTTAAACTGAAGGCCAGTACATACG AATTACAAGAAAGCAATGTGAGACTGAAGTTGACCATCTGTGATAGTGTTGGTTTTGGGgaccaaataaacaaagaagaCAG TTGGAAGCCATTAGTAGATTACATAGACAGCCAGTTTGAAGTATATCTACAGGAGGAGTTAAAGATCAAGAGATCTCTACATAACTTTCATGACACTCGCATCCATGCATGTCTCTACTTCATTGCACCAACAGGTCACTC ACTGAAAGCATTGGATCTTGTAACAATGAAGAAATTAGACAGTAAAGTGAACATTATACCAGTGATAGCTAAAGCTGATACAATCACTAAGGCTGAACTACAGAAGTTTAAAGCTAAAATCATGTCAGAACTGATGTCTAATGGTGTACAGATATACCAGTTCCCTACTGATGACGAAACTGTAGCTGATACTAACAAAGTTATGAAT TCACACTTACCATTTGCTGTAGTAGGCAGTAGTGATGAAATAAAACTGGGAAACAAGATGGTTAAAGCTAGACAATATCCATGGGGAACAGTACAAG ttgaaaatgaaaatcattGTGATTTTGTCAAACTGAGAGAAATGTTGATCAGAACTAATATGGAGGACCTAAGAGAGAGCACCCATAAAACTCATTATGAATTGTATCGCAGAAACAAACTACAGGATATGGGTTTCTCAGAATCAGAATCTCAAAG TCTGTCCGAGACATATGAACTGAAAAGACAACAACACTTAACAGAACTGAGCAGGAAAGAAGAAGAGATGAGACAAGCTTTCGTTATCAGAGTGAAAGAAAAGGAAGCTCATCTTAAAGACACAGAAAAGGAG CTTCATGACAGGTTTGATGCATTGAAAAAGAAACATGCAGAAGAAAAGAAGAAATTAGAGGACAGTAGGAAGAGATTAGAGGACGAAGTTAATACTTTTAATGACAGAAAGGTGGCCTACCAACAACACTCATCTACCCTGGGCAAGAAAGGAAAACGATAA
- the LOC143085512 gene encoding septin-6-like isoform X7 yields the protein MPKAAPLRTLNLNGHVGFDSLPDQLVNKSISGGFCFNILCLGETGIGKSTMMDTLFNTHFDSTPSTHDLPGVKLKASTYELQESNVRLKLTICDSVGFGDQINKEDSWKPLVDYIDSQFEVYLQEELKIKRSLHNFHDTRIHACLYFIAPTGHSLKALDLVTMKKLDSKVNIIPVIAKADTITKAELQKFKAKIMSELMSNGVQIYQFPTDDETVADTNKVMNSHLPFAVVGSSDEIKLGNKMVKARQYPWGTVQVENENHCDFVKLREMLIRTNMEDLRESTHKTHYELYRRNKLQDMGFSESESQSLSETYELKRQQHLTELSRKEEEMRQAFVIRVKEKEAHLKDTEKELHDRFDALKKKHAEEKKKLEDSRKRLEDEVNTFNDRKVAYQQHSSTLGKKGKR from the exons ATG CCTAAGGCAGCCCCTCTGAGGACACTGAATCTGAACGGTCATGTTGGTTTTGACAGCCTCCCAGACCAATTGGTCAACAAGTCAATCAGTGGAGGTTTCTGTTTTAATATCCTATGTCTTG GAGAGACCGGTATTGGAAAGTCCACTATGATGGATACCTTGTTTAATACTCATTTCGACTCCACACCTAGTACACATGATCTACCCGGTGTTAAACTGAAGGCCAGTACATACG AATTACAAGAAAGCAATGTGAGACTGAAGTTGACCATCTGTGATAGTGTTGGTTTTGGGgaccaaataaacaaagaagaCAG TTGGAAGCCATTAGTAGATTACATAGACAGCCAGTTTGAAGTATATCTACAGGAGGAGTTAAAGATCAAGAGATCTCTACATAACTTTCATGACACTCGCATCCATGCATGTCTCTACTTCATTGCACCAACAGGTCACTC ACTGAAAGCATTGGATCTTGTAACAATGAAGAAATTAGACAGTAAAGTGAACATTATACCAGTGATAGCTAAAGCTGATACAATCACTAAGGCTGAACTACAGAAGTTTAAAGCTAAAATCATGTCAGAACTGATGTCTAATGGTGTACAGATATACCAGTTCCCTACTGATGACGAAACTGTAGCTGATACTAACAAAGTTATGAAT TCACACTTACCATTTGCTGTAGTAGGCAGTAGTGATGAAATAAAACTGGGAAACAAGATGGTTAAAGCTAGACAATATCCATGGGGAACAGTACAAG ttgaaaatgaaaatcattGTGATTTTGTCAAACTGAGAGAAATGTTGATCAGAACTAATATGGAGGACCTAAGAGAGAGCACCCATAAAACTCATTATGAATTGTATCGCAGAAACAAACTACAGGATATGGGTTTCTCAGAATCAGAATCTCAAAG TCTGTCCGAGACATATGAACTGAAAAGACAACAACACTTAACAGAACTGAGCAGGAAAGAAGAAGAGATGAGACAAGCTTTCGTTATCAGAGTGAAAGAAAAGGAAGCTCATCTTAAAGACACAGAAAAGGAG CTTCATGACAGGTTTGATGCATTGAAAAAGAAACATGCAGAAGAAAAGAAGAAATTAGAGGACAGTAGGAAGAGATTAGAGGACGAAGTTAATACTTTTAATGACAGAAAGGTGGCCTACCAACAACACTCATCTACCCTGGGCAAGAAAGGAAAACGATAA